One window of Streptomyces sp. SUK 48 genomic DNA carries:
- a CDS encoding histidine kinase — MTTLERARCELKAHPLALDAGLAAAVLACMVAGSLATPKDGQGVTWGTHIPAPLSLLLMLLAALALVFRRRVPRTVLALTGTLSVVECVTGDPRAPVTMSAVVALYTVAATTDRTTTFRVGLLTMTVLTAAAMLAGPLPWYAQENLGVLAWTGIGATAGDAVRSRRAVVQAIRERAERAERTREEEARRRVAEERLRIARDLHDVVAHHIALVNVQAGVAAHVMDKRPDQAKEALAHVREASRSALNELRATVGLLRQSGDPEAPTEPAPGLSLLEELAGTFRSAGLPVAVARTDQDTRLPAAVDLAAYRIVQEALTNVRKHAGAGARAEVSVVRVGRNIEVTVVDDGTGAAPAPGSHPEHDPENIPDSDHGKGGGHGLLGMRERVGALGGTLTTGPRYGGGFRVHAILPVSTTDTRIEGRTTAPGEPV, encoded by the coding sequence GTGACCACTCTCGAACGCGCCCGCTGCGAGCTCAAGGCCCACCCCCTCGCGCTCGACGCGGGCCTCGCCGCGGCCGTTCTCGCCTGCATGGTCGCCGGTTCCCTCGCCACTCCCAAGGACGGGCAGGGCGTCACCTGGGGCACCCACATCCCCGCTCCCCTGAGCCTGCTGCTGATGCTGCTGGCCGCCCTCGCCCTGGTCTTCCGTCGCCGCGTCCCCCGCACCGTCCTCGCCCTCACCGGCACCCTCTCCGTGGTGGAGTGCGTCACCGGCGACCCCCGCGCGCCCGTCACGATGTCCGCCGTCGTCGCCCTGTACACGGTCGCCGCCACCACCGACCGCACCACCACCTTCCGCGTCGGCCTGCTCACCATGACCGTGCTGACCGCCGCCGCGATGCTCGCCGGACCCCTGCCCTGGTACGCGCAGGAGAACCTGGGCGTCCTCGCCTGGACCGGCATCGGCGCCACCGCGGGCGACGCGGTCCGCAGCCGCCGGGCCGTCGTCCAGGCCATCCGGGAACGCGCCGAACGCGCCGAACGCACCCGGGAGGAGGAGGCCCGCCGCCGGGTCGCCGAGGAGCGCCTGCGCATCGCCCGCGACCTGCACGATGTCGTCGCGCACCACATCGCCCTGGTCAATGTGCAGGCCGGTGTCGCGGCCCACGTCATGGACAAGCGCCCCGACCAGGCCAAGGAGGCCCTCGCCCATGTCCGCGAGGCCAGCCGCAGCGCGCTCAACGAGCTGCGCGCCACCGTCGGCCTGCTCCGCCAGTCCGGCGACCCGGAGGCGCCCACCGAACCCGCCCCCGGCCTCAGCCTCCTGGAGGAGCTGGCCGGCACCTTCCGCAGCGCGGGCCTGCCGGTGGCGGTCGCCCGCACCGACCAGGACACCCGCCTCCCCGCGGCCGTGGACCTCGCCGCGTACCGGATCGTCCAGGAGGCCCTGACCAACGTCCGCAAGCACGCGGGCGCGGGCGCGCGGGCCGAGGTGAGCGTCGTACGCGTCGGACGGAACATCGAGGTCACGGTCGTGGACGACGGCACCGGCGCGGCCCCCGCCCCCGGCTCCCACCCCGAGCACGACCCCGAGAACATCCCCGACTCCGACCACGGGAAGGGCGGCGGCCACGGCCTCCTCGGCATGCGCGAACGCGTCGGCGCCCTCGGCGGCACCCTCACCACCGGCCCCCGCTACGGCGGCGGTTTCCGCGTCCATGCGATCCTGCCGGTCAGCACCACCGACACCCGCATCGAGGGCCGTACGACGGCACCGGGGGAGCCCGTATGA
- a CDS encoding response regulator transcription factor produces MTIRVLLADDQALLRSAFRVLVDSEPDMDVVGEASDGAQAVLLAKERRPDVVLMDIRMPGTDGLAATRLISEDAELDQVHVVILTTFEVDDYVVQSLRAGASGFLGKGSEPEELLNAIRIAAGGDALLSPAATKGLIARFLAQGDGDDGRSPVHAERLGALTGREREVLVQVAGGHSNDEIAERLAVSPLTVKTHVNRAMAKLGARDRAQLVVIAYESGLVRPRVD; encoded by the coding sequence ATGACGATCCGTGTCCTGCTCGCCGACGACCAGGCCCTGCTGCGCAGCGCGTTCCGGGTGCTGGTCGACTCCGAGCCCGACATGGACGTGGTGGGGGAGGCGTCCGACGGCGCGCAGGCGGTTCTGCTGGCCAAGGAGCGCCGCCCCGACGTCGTCCTCATGGACATCCGCATGCCCGGCACCGACGGCCTCGCCGCCACCCGCCTGATCAGCGAGGACGCCGAACTCGACCAGGTACACGTGGTCATCCTGACCACCTTCGAGGTGGACGACTACGTCGTGCAGTCGCTGCGCGCCGGCGCCTCCGGCTTCCTCGGCAAGGGCAGCGAACCCGAGGAACTCCTCAACGCCATCCGGATCGCCGCGGGCGGTGACGCCCTGCTCTCCCCGGCCGCCACCAAGGGCCTGATCGCCCGCTTCCTCGCCCAGGGCGACGGCGACGACGGCCGCTCCCCCGTGCACGCCGAACGCCTCGGCGCGCTGACCGGACGCGAGCGCGAGGTGCTCGTCCAGGTGGCCGGCGGCCACTCCAACGACGAAATCGCCGAACGCCTCGCGGTCAGCCCGCTGACGGTGAAGACGCACGTCAACCGGGCCATGGCCAAGCTCGGCGCGCGCGACCGCGCCCAGCTCGTGGTGATCGCGTACGAGTCCGGGCTCGTCCGGCCGCGGGTGGACTGA
- a CDS encoding efflux RND transporter permease subunit, with product MSWLSRFSLSQRALIGLISIVALVFGAIAIPQIKQQLLPTIDLPMVSVIAPYQGAAPDAVEKQVVEPIEDGLQGVDGVTSVTSTAGEGNAVIMASFDYGNDTKQIVADVQQAVNRARNQLPSEVDPQVISGSTDDMPTVVLAATSGKDQQALADQLDKTVVPALKDIDGVGRVQVTGVRDLQVNVTPDNAELARDGLTPAALAQALQAGGASVPAGSFDENGANRTVQVGGGFTTLEQIKDLTVSGAGAHKAVRLGDVATVKEQPAPADSLTRTDGRPSLAVNVTMDHDGSAVTISDAVKDKLPGLREQLGADAKLTVVSDQGPAVSKSIKGLTTEGALGLLFAVLVILLFLASLRSTLVTAVSIPLSVVLALIVLWTDGLSLNMLTLGALTIAIGRVVDDSIVVLENIKRHLGYGEERRSAIIEAVREVAGAVTSSTLTTVAVFLPIGLVGGMVGALFGSFSITVTAALLASLLVSLTVVPVLSFWFLRAPKGTPEDAAEARRKAEEKEANSRLQRAYVPVLRFATRRRLTSVLIAIVVLVVTFGMSGLLKTNFFDQGEQEVITIKQELRPGTSLAATDAQAKKVEKLLAATDGVKDYQVTVGSSGFMAAFGGGTDTNQASYQVMLKDSKSYDSVQQHLESGLKDLKGIGTTTVSAGGGFGSQNLSVVVKSADPQALRTAAEQVRSTVAGLDGVTDVTSDLSTSVPRISVTANAKAAAAGFDNQKLGAAVAQAVRGTTTAKATLDDTERDVVIKSAEPATTVAQLKKLRLGPVELGDIATVKLVDGPVSLTRIDGQRAATITAKPTGDNTGAVSTQLQSKIKALKLPAGAEAQIGGVTSDQNDAFKNLGLAMLAAIAIVFMLLVATFRSLAQPLILLVSIPFAATGALGLLIITGTPMGVPAMIGMLMLIGIVVTNAIVLIDLINQYRAQGYGVVEAVIEGGRHRLRPILMTALATIFALLPMALGITGEGGFIAQPLAVVVIGGLITSTLLTLLLVPTLYAMLELRKERRAKKKSAKRQPPAPAKPDLAQV from the coding sequence ATGTCCTGGCTGTCCAGATTCAGCCTGTCCCAACGGGCCCTCATCGGCCTGATCTCGATCGTCGCCCTGGTCTTCGGCGCGATCGCGATACCCCAGATCAAGCAGCAGCTGCTGCCCACCATCGACCTGCCCATGGTCTCGGTGATCGCGCCGTACCAGGGCGCCGCGCCCGACGCGGTCGAGAAGCAGGTGGTCGAGCCCATCGAGGACGGCCTTCAGGGCGTCGATGGGGTCACCTCGGTCACCTCCACCGCGGGCGAGGGCAACGCCGTGATCATGGCGTCCTTCGACTACGGCAACGACACCAAGCAGATCGTCGCCGATGTGCAGCAGGCCGTGAACCGGGCCCGCAACCAGCTGCCCTCCGAGGTCGACCCGCAGGTCATCTCCGGCTCCACCGACGACATGCCGACCGTCGTGCTCGCCGCCACCTCCGGCAAGGACCAGCAGGCGCTCGCCGACCAGTTGGACAAGACGGTCGTACCGGCCCTGAAGGACATCGACGGCGTCGGCCGCGTCCAGGTCACCGGCGTCCGCGACCTCCAGGTGAATGTCACGCCCGACAACGCCGAGCTGGCCCGGGACGGCCTCACCCCCGCCGCTCTCGCCCAGGCGCTCCAGGCCGGCGGCGCGAGCGTCCCGGCCGGCTCCTTCGACGAGAACGGCGCCAACCGCACCGTCCAGGTCGGCGGCGGCTTCACCACGCTGGAGCAGATCAAGGACCTCACCGTCAGCGGCGCGGGCGCCCACAAGGCCGTACGGCTCGGTGATGTGGCCACGGTCAAGGAGCAGCCCGCCCCGGCCGACTCCCTCACCCGCACCGACGGCCGGCCCAGCCTCGCCGTCAACGTGACCATGGACCACGACGGCAGCGCCGTCACCATCTCCGACGCGGTCAAGGACAAGCTGCCCGGGCTGCGCGAACAGCTCGGCGCAGACGCCAAGCTGACGGTCGTCAGCGACCAGGGCCCGGCCGTCTCCAAGTCCATCAAGGGCCTGACCACCGAGGGCGCGCTCGGCCTGCTCTTCGCGGTCCTGGTCATCCTGCTCTTCCTCGCGTCGCTGCGCTCGACGCTGGTCACCGCGGTGTCCATCCCGCTGTCCGTCGTGCTCGCGCTGATCGTGCTGTGGACCGACGGCCTGTCCCTGAACATGCTCACGCTCGGCGCGCTGACCATCGCCATCGGCCGGGTCGTGGACGACTCGATCGTGGTCCTGGAGAACATCAAGCGGCACCTCGGCTACGGCGAGGAGCGCCGCTCGGCGATCATCGAGGCGGTGCGCGAGGTGGCCGGCGCGGTCACCTCCTCCACCCTCACCACGGTCGCGGTGTTCCTGCCGATCGGCCTGGTCGGCGGCATGGTGGGCGCGCTGTTCGGCTCCTTCAGCATCACCGTCACGGCGGCCCTGCTGGCCTCCCTGCTGGTCTCGCTGACCGTCGTCCCCGTGCTGTCCTTCTGGTTCCTGCGCGCCCCCAAGGGCACCCCCGAGGACGCGGCGGAGGCCCGCCGCAAGGCCGAGGAGAAGGAGGCGAACAGCCGCCTCCAGCGCGCCTACGTCCCCGTGCTGCGCTTCGCGACGCGCCGCCGCCTCACCAGCGTGCTGATCGCGATCGTCGTCCTGGTCGTCACGTTCGGCATGTCCGGACTGCTCAAGACCAACTTCTTCGACCAGGGCGAGCAGGAGGTCATCACGATCAAGCAGGAGCTGAGGCCCGGCACCAGCCTGGCCGCGACCGACGCGCAGGCAAAGAAGGTCGAGAAGCTCCTCGCCGCCACCGACGGCGTCAAGGACTACCAGGTCACCGTGGGCTCCTCCGGCTTCATGGCGGCCTTCGGCGGCGGCACGGACACCAACCAGGCGTCCTACCAGGTGATGCTGAAGGACTCGAAGTCGTACGACAGCGTGCAGCAGCACCTGGAGAGCGGCCTGAAGGACCTCAAGGGCATCGGTACGACCACGGTGTCGGCCGGTGGCGGCTTCGGCAGCCAGAACCTCAGCGTCGTGGTGAAGTCCGCCGACCCGCAGGCCCTGCGTACGGCGGCCGAGCAGGTCCGCTCCACCGTGGCCGGGCTGGACGGCGTCACCGACGTCACCAGCGACCTGTCCACCAGCGTGCCGCGGATCTCGGTGACGGCCAACGCCAAGGCGGCCGCGGCCGGTTTCGACAACCAGAAGCTCGGCGCGGCGGTGGCGCAGGCGGTGCGCGGTACGACGACGGCGAAGGCGACCCTCGACGACACCGAGCGCGATGTCGTCATCAAGTCGGCCGAGCCCGCGACGACCGTCGCCCAGCTGAAGAAGCTGCGCCTCGGCCCGGTCGAGCTCGGCGACATCGCCACGGTGAAGCTGGTGGACGGGCCGGTCTCGCTGACCCGGATCGACGGCCAGCGCGCCGCGACGATCACGGCCAAGCCGACCGGTGACAACACGGGCGCGGTCAGCACCCAGCTCCAGTCGAAGATCAAGGCCCTGAAGCTGCCCGCGGGCGCCGAGGCCCAGATCGGCGGTGTCACCTCCGACCAGAACGACGCCTTCAAGAACCTCGGCCTCGCCATGCTGGCCGCGATCGCGATCGTCTTCATGCTGCTGGTCGCGACGTTCCGCTCGCTGGCCCAGCCGCTGATCCTGCTGGTCTCCATCCCGTTCGCGGCGACCGGCGCCCTCGGCCTGCTGATCATCACGGGCACCCCGATGGGCGTCCCCGCCATGATCGGCATGCTGATGCTGATCGGCATCGTGGTGACCAACGCGATCGTGTTGATCGACCTGATCAACCAGTACCGGGCCCAGGGTTACGGCGTGGTCGAAGCCGTGATCGAGGGGGGCCGCCACCGTCTGCGCCCCATCCTCATGACCGCCCTGGCCACGATCTTCGCCCTGCTGCCGATGGCCCTGGGCATAACGGGCGAGGGCGGCTTCATCGCCCAGCCGCTCGCGGTCGTGGTGATCGGCGGCCTGATCACCTCCACCCTGCTGACCCTCCTGCTGGTCCCGACCCTCTACGCCATGCTGGAGCTCCGCAAGGAACGCCGCGCGAAGAAGAAGTCGGCCAAACGGCAGCCGCCCGCCCCGGCGAAGCCGGACCTGGCCCAGGTCTGA